From one Luteipulveratus mongoliensis genomic stretch:
- a CDS encoding pseudouridine-5'-phosphate glycosidase: MTPHPSLTVTDEVAQALRDSRPVVALESTIISHGMPYPQNVAMAVEVEAIIREEGAVPATIAILDGRPRIGLGSDDLELLATSDAVSKVSVRDIPTVVAAGGHGATTVAATMRLAALAGIRVFVTGGLGGVHRGAERTFDVSADLTELSLTDVAVVSAGVKSILDIGLTLETLETLSVPVLAYGTDDFPAFFSRQSGHRAPARADAPEQVAAVMAAKWDLGIAGGLAVVNPIPEADEIPAGEMDATIEQALADLDRLGIHGKDATPYLLGRIVELTGGTSLVANIALVKNNARLGARIAKAYAAG; this comes from the coding sequence ATGACGCCGCACCCTTCTCTCACCGTCACCGACGAGGTGGCGCAGGCGTTGCGAGACAGTCGCCCAGTGGTGGCGCTCGAGAGCACGATCATCAGTCACGGCATGCCCTACCCGCAGAACGTCGCCATGGCGGTCGAGGTCGAGGCGATCATCCGTGAGGAGGGCGCGGTGCCCGCGACGATCGCGATCCTCGACGGACGGCCTCGGATCGGCCTCGGCTCGGACGATCTCGAGCTGCTGGCCACCAGCGACGCCGTGAGCAAGGTCAGCGTGCGGGACATCCCGACGGTCGTCGCAGCCGGCGGTCACGGCGCGACCACCGTCGCCGCCACGATGCGACTCGCCGCGCTCGCCGGGATCCGGGTGTTCGTGACCGGGGGGCTGGGTGGCGTACACCGAGGAGCAGAGCGGACTTTCGACGTCAGCGCGGACCTCACCGAGCTGTCGCTCACCGACGTCGCCGTCGTCTCGGCCGGCGTCAAGAGCATCCTCGACATCGGCCTGACGCTGGAGACGCTGGAGACGCTGAGCGTTCCCGTGCTGGCCTACGGGACCGACGACTTCCCGGCCTTCTTCTCGCGCCAGAGCGGCCACCGTGCACCGGCGCGCGCCGACGCCCCCGAGCAGGTGGCGGCTGTCATGGCCGCGAAATGGGACCTCGGTATCGCCGGCGGGTTGGCCGTCGTCAATCCGATCCCCGAAGCCGACGAGATCCCCGCCGGTGAGATGGACGCGACCATCGAGCAGGCGCTGGCCGACCTCGACAGGCTCGGTATCCACGGCAAGGACGCGACGCCGTACCTCCTCGGGAGGATCGTCGAGCTCACCGGCGGCACCAGCCTGGTCGCCAACATCGCCCTCGTGAAGAACAACGCGCGGCTGGGCGCCCGGATCGCGAAGGCGTACGCGGCAGGCTGA
- a CDS encoding RNA polymerase sigma-70 factor, producing MTAEEFTSHRPLLFSIAYEILGSVTAAEDAVQDSYLRWQSVDQTTVEHPRAYLAKIVTRQALTMLRAASRRREDYVGPWLPEPIETSPDSVDHVLTGEAVTTAMMLVLETLNPTQRAVFVLREVFAFSYPEIAAAVDKTEAAVRQINHRARERVHERRQTAVATPAEAQIVAERFMAAAATGDIDGLMKALAPDVVFIGDGGGVVTTVRRPVEGQEKVARLVLGLLTKGAGMGEMDIRVGVYNGMPAVVVHLDGVIDQVTSMEVRGDRVTAIYCVRNPEKLTSVGGPS from the coding sequence GTGACTGCCGAGGAGTTCACGAGTCACCGACCGCTGCTGTTCTCGATCGCCTACGAGATCCTCGGCTCGGTGACAGCGGCCGAGGACGCCGTGCAGGACTCGTACCTGCGCTGGCAGTCGGTCGATCAGACAACGGTGGAGCACCCGCGGGCCTACCTCGCGAAGATCGTTACCCGGCAGGCGCTCACGATGCTGCGGGCGGCGTCCCGCCGGCGGGAGGACTACGTCGGCCCCTGGCTCCCCGAGCCGATCGAGACGTCCCCGGACAGCGTCGACCACGTCCTGACCGGCGAGGCCGTGACGACGGCGATGATGCTCGTGCTGGAGACGTTGAACCCGACTCAGCGTGCGGTGTTCGTGCTCCGCGAAGTGTTCGCCTTCAGCTATCCCGAGATCGCGGCCGCGGTCGACAAGACCGAGGCAGCCGTACGCCAGATCAACCATCGCGCCCGTGAGCGCGTGCACGAGCGACGGCAGACAGCGGTCGCCACGCCGGCCGAGGCACAGATTGTCGCGGAGCGGTTCATGGCGGCCGCGGCCACCGGCGACATCGACGGGCTGATGAAGGCGCTGGCCCCGGATGTCGTCTTCATCGGGGACGGTGGCGGCGTCGTCACGACCGTACGACGGCCGGTCGAGGGCCAGGAGAAGGTCGCGCGGCTCGTCCTCGGGCTGCTCACCAAAGGCGCCGGGATGGGCGAGATGGACATCCGGGTCGGCGTCTACAACGGCATGCCGGCCGTGGTCGTACACCTGGACGGCGTGATCGACCAGGTCACCTCGATGGAGGTCCGCGGCGACCGCGTCACCGCGATCTACTGCGTCCGCAACCCGGAGAAGCTCACGTCCGTGGGCGGACCCAGCTAG
- a CDS encoding carbohydrate kinase → MNLTEREQQVVELLRRDPMIGSAAMAERLSMTRAAVNVHLSNLGKKGVILGRGYLLSEQPGVVVIGGANVDLKARSGAKATPGTSNPGHASMSSGGVGRNIAENLARLGTRTHLIAAVGRDPFGDTLLAETAAAGVRLDYVHRTDLPTGTYAAVLDADGELLVAVADMSATDALAPEHLGAGRDVITTAGVVVLDGNLAAPTFAHALGLATAAQVRVVVEPVSVAKAGLLAPHLVAGQVVFAVTPNRDELAALTGLPTRTERQLSAAIGDLHARGVQHVWVRLGEGGSVLASHDGTTTRIAAPTTEVQDVTGAGDAMLAGFCHGLLAGDELAVAARLGQAAATLTVASTHTVRPDLTDRLIRSALTQEHA, encoded by the coding sequence ATGAACCTGACCGAGCGCGAACAGCAGGTCGTCGAGCTGCTCCGACGGGACCCGATGATCGGGTCGGCGGCGATGGCCGAACGGTTGAGCATGACCCGGGCCGCGGTCAACGTGCACCTTTCCAACCTCGGCAAGAAGGGCGTCATCCTCGGCCGCGGCTATCTGCTGAGCGAGCAGCCCGGTGTCGTCGTGATCGGCGGTGCCAACGTCGACCTCAAGGCGCGCAGCGGTGCCAAGGCGACACCGGGGACCAGCAACCCCGGCCATGCGTCGATGTCGTCGGGCGGCGTGGGCCGCAACATCGCGGAAAACCTGGCCCGCCTCGGCACCCGTACGCACCTCATCGCCGCCGTGGGGCGGGACCCTTTCGGCGACACCCTGCTGGCCGAGACCGCCGCGGCGGGCGTACGACTGGACTACGTGCACCGCACCGACCTGCCGACCGGCACGTACGCCGCTGTGCTGGACGCCGACGGTGAGCTGTTGGTCGCGGTGGCCGACATGAGCGCCACCGACGCCCTCGCCCCCGAGCACCTCGGTGCCGGCCGGGACGTCATCACGACCGCGGGCGTCGTGGTCCTCGACGGCAACCTGGCTGCACCGACGTTCGCGCACGCGCTCGGCCTCGCCACTGCAGCGCAGGTGCGGGTGGTCGTCGAGCCCGTCAGCGTGGCCAAGGCCGGGCTCCTCGCTCCTCATCTGGTCGCCGGTCAGGTGGTGTTCGCCGTGACGCCCAACCGCGACGAGCTGGCCGCCCTGACCGGCCTGCCGACACGGACCGAGCGCCAGCTGAGCGCGGCGATCGGCGATCTGCACGCTCGCGGCGTACAGCACGTCTGGGTGCGTCTCGGAGAGGGCGGCTCGGTCCTGGCTTCCCACGACGGCACGACGACGCGCATCGCCGCACCGACGACGGAGGTGCAGGACGTCACGGGCGCGGGCGACGCGATGCTCGCGGGCTTCTGCCACGGGCTGCTGGCGGGCGACGAGCTCGCCGTGGCCGCTCGGCTCGGCCAGGCGGCGGCCACCCTGACCGTCGCGTCCACCCACACCGTCCGTCCCGACCTCACCGACCGGCTGATCCGCTCGGCCCTCACCCAGGAGCACGCATGA
- a CDS encoding SCO1664 family protein — protein MDIESVLATGEVEVEGQLVEASNLALRVWVDAADERVTAVYKPIRGERDLWDFPDGTLAGRELATYLIARAGGWTHIPETVLRDGPLGPGSVQRWVGPLEPEDAISLVRLDPVADLAEGFLPIVALELQDDGPVALSHADDPRLASLAVLDIVINNADRKGSHLIEDGDQLWAIDHGITCHAEPKLRTILWGWAGDPLPEDDRGRLQRLAAALADGSLAADLAPVLTEDEVDALSNRVDRLLQRGTFPVPPAGRTPLPWPLW, from the coding sequence GTGGACATCGAATCTGTCCTCGCGACCGGCGAGGTCGAGGTCGAGGGCCAGCTCGTTGAGGCATCCAACCTCGCGCTGCGGGTCTGGGTCGACGCGGCCGACGAGCGAGTTACCGCGGTCTACAAGCCGATTCGCGGCGAACGTGATCTGTGGGACTTCCCGGACGGGACGCTGGCCGGACGCGAGCTCGCGACCTACCTGATCGCTCGGGCGGGTGGCTGGACCCACATCCCGGAGACCGTCCTGCGCGACGGCCCCCTCGGACCAGGCTCGGTGCAACGCTGGGTCGGACCGCTGGAGCCCGAGGACGCGATCTCACTGGTTCGGTTGGACCCGGTGGCGGACCTGGCGGAGGGCTTCCTGCCGATCGTGGCGCTGGAGCTGCAGGACGACGGCCCGGTCGCGCTCTCGCACGCCGACGACCCGCGACTGGCCTCGCTCGCGGTGCTCGACATCGTCATCAACAACGCCGACCGCAAGGGCAGCCATCTCATCGAGGACGGTGACCAGCTCTGGGCCATCGACCACGGCATCACCTGCCATGCCGAGCCCAAGCTGCGCACGATCCTCTGGGGCTGGGCCGGTGACCCGCTGCCGGAGGATGACCGTGGCCGGCTGCAACGCCTGGCCGCGGCGCTCGCGGACGGCTCGCTCGCCGCTGACCTCGCCCCTGTCCTGACTGAGGACGAGGTGGATGCGCTCAGCAACCGGGTCGACAGGCTGTTGCAGCGTGGAACGTTCCCGGTGCCACCGGCGGGCCGGACGCCCCTCCCGTGGCCTCTCTGGTGA
- a CDS encoding magnesium and cobalt transport protein CorA: protein MIVDQAVYRDGKRLQCGDLSDELDQLHKEKAGFLWIGLKDPTLEEFDLVKDELDLHPLAVEDAVTGDQRPKVERYPNGNLFVVMKTLSYVEETSDVETGEVMLFIGERFAVTVRRGEPAPLAPVRAALEHAPELLAHGPVAVLYSVMDAVVDNYMRIDDELADDLDRIERDVFSADRTTNVQEIYSLKREVLETRRAALPLVEPLMRMLKAGLLPKEALPFFRDINDHLLRVVDHIETYDRLLTDVLNAHLAQVSVQQNGDMRKISAWVAVAAFPTMVAGIYGMNFSGMPELTASFDIGGSEYYYGYFVVLAFIVVGCVFIYRAFKKSGWL from the coding sequence GTGATCGTGGACCAGGCCGTCTATCGCGACGGCAAGCGACTCCAGTGCGGGGATCTCAGCGACGAGCTGGACCAGCTGCACAAGGAGAAGGCCGGGTTCCTCTGGATCGGGCTCAAGGACCCGACTCTGGAGGAGTTCGACCTGGTCAAGGACGAGCTCGACCTCCATCCGTTAGCCGTCGAGGACGCCGTCACCGGCGACCAGCGGCCCAAGGTCGAGCGCTATCCCAACGGCAACCTGTTCGTCGTCATGAAGACGCTGAGCTACGTCGAGGAGACCTCGGACGTGGAGACCGGCGAGGTGATGCTCTTCATCGGCGAGCGCTTCGCGGTGACCGTACGCCGGGGCGAGCCCGCTCCCCTCGCTCCCGTCCGGGCGGCCCTGGAGCATGCGCCCGAGCTGCTCGCGCACGGCCCGGTCGCGGTGCTCTACTCCGTGATGGACGCTGTGGTCGACAACTACATGCGCATCGACGACGAGCTCGCCGATGACCTGGACCGCATCGAGCGGGACGTCTTCTCGGCTGACCGCACCACCAACGTCCAGGAGATCTACTCCCTCAAACGTGAGGTGCTGGAGACCCGCCGAGCCGCGCTGCCCCTGGTGGAGCCGCTCATGCGCATGCTGAAGGCCGGGCTGCTCCCGAAGGAGGCGCTGCCGTTCTTCCGCGACATCAACGACCACCTGCTGCGGGTCGTGGACCACATCGAAACCTACGACCGGTTGCTCACCGACGTGCTCAACGCCCACCTGGCGCAGGTGTCGGTGCAGCAGAACGGCGATATGCGCAAGATCTCGGCCTGGGTGGCGGTGGCGGCGTTCCCGACCATGGTGGCCGGCATCTACGGCATGAACTTCTCCGGCATGCCAGAGCTCACGGCCTCCTTCGACATCGGCGGCTCGGAGTACTACTACGGCTACTTCGTCGTGCTCGCGTTCATCGTCGTCGGCTGTGTGTTCATCTACCGAGCATTCAAGAAGTCTGGCTGGCTCTGA
- a CDS encoding DUF3090 domain-containing protein — protein sequence MPVIEYDRPDRFISGTVGPPGQRTFFLQVSQGRRVTSVSLEKQQVEVLADRVNELLDEVGAAADAPPAPEDNAPLSTPIEDEFRVGTLSLAWEEARHAVVIECHDGEVQLEPSEEGDELVEVTQPDSSVLRVIVGPADAREFARRSLAAVAQGRPPCPFCGGPLDTEGHICPRANGYRR from the coding sequence ATGCCCGTCATCGAGTACGACCGACCGGACCGGTTCATCTCCGGCACGGTCGGTCCGCCCGGCCAACGCACCTTCTTCCTGCAGGTCTCTCAGGGCCGTAGGGTCACCTCGGTGTCCCTGGAGAAGCAACAGGTCGAAGTGCTGGCCGATCGCGTGAACGAGCTGCTCGATGAGGTCGGCGCGGCCGCGGACGCACCGCCGGCGCCGGAGGACAACGCTCCGCTGAGCACGCCGATCGAGGACGAGTTCCGTGTCGGCACCTTGAGCCTCGCGTGGGAGGAAGCGCGGCACGCGGTCGTCATCGAGTGCCACGACGGTGAGGTGCAGCTCGAACCCTCCGAGGAGGGCGACGAGCTGGTCGAGGTCACCCAACCGGACTCCTCCGTGCTGCGCGTCATCGTCGGGCCGGCCGACGCCCGCGAGTTCGCCCGGCGCAGCCTGGCCGCTGTCGCGCAGGGCCGACCGCCCTGCCCGTTCTGCGGTGGCCCGCTCGACACCGAGGGTCACATCTGTCCGCGCGCCAACGGCTACCGCCGCTGA
- a CDS encoding NAD(P)/FAD-dependent oxidoreductase, whose amino-acid sequence MKVVVVGAGYAGTLAANRLAKKAEDVEITVVNPRPEFVERVRLHQQVAGSGTAATPLVNALQEGIAMTIGEVDKVGEGSLTLTDGESLDFDYLFLAVGSTVTPMPGTIPVGTWEGAEQARAAMAELAEGSVVTVVGGGLTGLETASEIAEARPDLEVRLVAGTIAASLSAGARERVHRALDRLGVEVFEETVAEVDAIPGEHDVLTLGSGAMLDSDLTLWAIVSSRADLPGRSGLAVNAEGRAIVDEYLRSVTDPRVFVVGDCAAVPGMRMACATAAPQGAHAADTLARMISGARPKPYSMGYVGQNVSLGRRDAVAQVCRRDDSPRRLYVSGRLASLVKEVVCRYAAYGPRTARYVWLPGAR is encoded by the coding sequence ATGAAGGTCGTGGTGGTAGGCGCCGGTTACGCAGGGACGCTCGCAGCGAATCGACTGGCCAAGAAAGCCGAGGACGTCGAGATCACGGTGGTCAACCCACGCCCTGAGTTCGTCGAACGAGTACGACTGCACCAGCAGGTGGCCGGGTCCGGCACCGCGGCGACACCGCTGGTGAATGCCCTCCAGGAGGGCATCGCGATGACGATCGGCGAGGTCGACAAGGTGGGGGAAGGCTCTCTGACGCTGACCGATGGCGAGAGCCTCGACTTCGACTACCTGTTCCTTGCGGTGGGCAGCACGGTCACGCCGATGCCCGGCACGATCCCGGTCGGGACCTGGGAGGGGGCCGAGCAGGCCCGCGCGGCCATGGCCGAGCTGGCGGAGGGCAGCGTCGTCACCGTCGTCGGCGGAGGACTGACCGGGCTCGAGACAGCGTCCGAGATCGCCGAGGCCCGCCCGGACCTGGAGGTACGGCTCGTGGCGGGGACGATCGCCGCGAGCCTGTCGGCCGGGGCTCGTGAGCGGGTGCATCGGGCGCTCGACCGGCTGGGTGTCGAGGTCTTCGAAGAGACCGTCGCCGAGGTGGACGCCATCCCCGGAGAGCATGACGTCCTGACGCTCGGCTCCGGGGCGATGCTGGACTCAGACCTCACCCTGTGGGCGATCGTGTCGAGCAGGGCAGACCTGCCCGGACGCAGCGGCCTTGCGGTCAACGCCGAGGGTCGCGCGATCGTGGACGAGTACCTGCGCAGCGTGACCGACCCGCGGGTCTTCGTCGTCGGTGACTGTGCCGCCGTTCCTGGCATGCGGATGGCGTGTGCGACGGCCGCGCCCCAGGGTGCTCATGCCGCGGATACGTTGGCGCGCATGATCTCCGGAGCCCGGCCCAAGCCGTACTCGATGGGATACGTCGGGCAGAACGTCAGTCTCGGTCGGCGCGATGCCGTGGCACAGGTGTGCCGACGCGATGACTCGCCGCGACGCTTGTACGTCTCTGGCCGGCTCGCGTCGCTCGTCAAGGAAGTCGTCTGCCGCTACGCGGCCTACGGGCCGCGGACCGCCCGTTACGTCTGGCTGCCGGGGGCACGGTGA
- a CDS encoding histidine phosphatase family protein — MPTVLLIRHGRTTANTSGVLAGWSEGVGLDDTGQQQVEGVAQRLHDLPLVRLVSSPLQRCRETASALVSGRELEVVTEDGLGECRYGAWTGHSIKDLAQEPLWKIVQQQPSAVTFPPSPDFENESMAQMQARAVAAVRRIDAQVEAEHGARAVWAAISHGDIIKAVLADALGTHLDLFQRITVNPASVSAVRYTESRPFVVRTNDNGASIEDLRPPTEEQARASDATPGGETGAAD, encoded by the coding sequence GTGCCCACCGTCCTCCTCATCCGCCATGGACGTACGACCGCAAACACCTCCGGTGTGCTCGCCGGCTGGTCCGAGGGCGTCGGTCTCGACGACACCGGACAGCAGCAGGTCGAGGGCGTCGCACAGCGGCTGCACGACCTTCCGCTCGTGCGCCTCGTCTCCAGCCCGCTCCAGCGCTGCCGGGAGACGGCTAGCGCCCTCGTGAGCGGCCGCGAGCTCGAGGTCGTGACCGAGGACGGACTGGGGGAGTGCCGCTACGGCGCCTGGACAGGACACTCGATCAAGGACCTGGCGCAGGAGCCGCTCTGGAAGATCGTGCAGCAGCAGCCGTCCGCAGTCACCTTCCCGCCGTCACCCGACTTCGAGAACGAGTCGATGGCCCAGATGCAGGCCCGAGCCGTGGCAGCCGTACGACGGATCGACGCGCAGGTGGAGGCCGAGCACGGCGCTCGTGCGGTCTGGGCAGCCATCTCGCACGGCGACATCATCAAGGCGGTGCTGGCCGACGCCCTCGGTACGCACCTCGATCTCTTCCAACGGATCACCGTCAATCCGGCGTCGGTCTCGGCCGTGCGCTACACCGAGAGCCGGCCGTTCGTCGTACGCACCAACGACAACGGCGCCTCGATCGAGGACCTGCGGCCGCCGACCGAGGAGCAGGCGCGGGCGAGCGATGCGACCCCTGGCGGCGAGACCGGCGCTGCGGATTAG